GTATAGTTATAAATTTAGTAATGGAGGTAAATTGTGAGAAAAAACAATGATGTATTATGGGTGTCTATTTCTATACTTATTTTAATAGTCGCCATGTCTCTCACTGGTTGTTCCAAAATGCAAACAAGAATTAATCTCATGGGAGAGAGTGAACATTGGAGAGGCGAGCTAGATACGACAGTAACAAATGAAAGAGCGGAAAATGGAGAATATACTATATTTTATAAAAAAGATAATTTGGAAGATATTAAAGAATATAAAATTAACATTAATGAAGGAAGAATAATTAGAAAGGAGAGCGATTTAACTTCGAAATCTATAGAGTTCCCTATAACGAGTACAAAAGGTTCAATGGTTAGTAGGAATGAAGACCAAACTATTGTCATTGAGTGGACAGATATGAATGGTAACAATTTTGAAGAGAAACTGATCTTATCAGAAAAATAACCGAAAAAAAACCGAAGCGAGTGCCTGGAGTCCCGGCAAACTTGCTTCGGTTTTTCAATGCTTGGTTAAACGTTAGGCATTCCTTATTGAGACTTAGCTTGCTGCTGGCAAAGATACAGCGGATTTCGTTACTTGTACCGTAATCGTTTCAGTGCTTGTCACACCCGCTGCATTGATCAGCTCAGCACGATACGTGTACGTTCCATTCGCGTGACCGGATACATCTGTCACAGCGCTTTGTGCATTAGGTGTTACTGCGTTCAGTGCTTTGGTATCGATCAGTTGACCATTCTCATAGAGACGGTATTCTGATGCGTTTGTTCCCCACCACAGATTCATCGTCACTTTGTAGTTGCCGTCCCCATCCCAATTGTCTTGGGAGAGAACTGCTTTGCCAGGGGCAGCATTCGCAACTTGCACCGTGAGTACTTCACTGCGAGTTGTACCCTTGGAGTTCGACAGCTCAGCTACGTAGGTATAAGTACCGTTAGCTTTACCATTGATCGTTGTTTGGGCCGATTGCGCCGCTGGTGTAGCGTCTGTCAGCTTTTGTGTGTCAATCAGCACGCCATCTTCATACAGCTTATAGCTCGTGCCATTGTCACCCCACCAGAGGTTCATAGTAACGGTATAAGACCCTTCAGAGAGACCGTTGCTGTAACCATTGTTGGATGTAAGCGCCGGCTTACCTGGTGCGCCAACAGCTGGAGTCGAAGGTCCTTCTTCGCCGCCTTCTTCAACGGCTACGAAATCGTTCAAGCTTCTAGGCTTCAGTTGAAATACATCTTTAAAAATAGCGGCAACACCTGTCACGCTGATTTTATCGCCTGCTGCATAAGGGAAGGTCGTTTGCGTTACACCTGTGCGTGTATCCACACGTACATGCGTGCTTGTTCCGTCCGCTGCAACTGCATCGAATTCAAACGAACCTACCGGTGTTGCACTGATGATGTTCTGAACAGTTACTTCTTTCAATTGAACGAGTTGACCCTGGTTTGCAGCCGTAACTGCTGGCACATCAATGGCAGCAGGGATGGAGGCTGTACCCGTTTTCTCGATCGCTACGATATCCGTAAGCTCAAATTCACTGTTGTATAGCGCCGTTGCTGCGGTTACTTTAACCACATCTCCAGCGTGGAAGCCGGCAGTACTTTGGAAAACATAAAGGCCACCGGTGGTGTCTTGAAGATAGAAGGATTGTCCACCAAAAGCACCTGGCTCTGTAGTAACTACACCCTCAACTGTAACCGTTGAACCAGCTGCTTTGGTGCGTGCATCAGCAATGCTGATCGTTGCCGGGATTGGTCCTTCTTCTTCCGGAAGCTGCTCAGCCGGAACATTGCCGACGGTAACTGCAGTCGTAATCAGGTTGCTGCCGTTCAGACGCAGACGCAGGCTGGCAGCGCCCGTTGTACCTGATTTAATGCGGACATTCAGGTCTTTGATTGCGCGACCTTTGCTGTCGGAAGTTACGCTAAAGTTGGAGCTATAACCGTACGAAGTCGGCCATGTACCACCTTCATTCTGAATCATGGCGACCTGTGTTCCGCCAGTCAGGTAAATTCCTGCACTGTAACCGGAAACGGTTGTGTTAGCAGGCATGTTCTCTACAACCACACGGATCTGGAAATCCTCCGCATTAGGCAGGGTTTCCTGCTTCACGATGCTGTAGGAAGCGTTCGCGCTTGAAGCTGGTCCACCATAAGAACCTGCTTTGAACGTGGAACGATCATACCACTTGTATCCTGCAGCTGGTGCAGCCCAAGGTTCAGCCTGTGGTTCTGTGGAAGCAGCAGGTTGTTCGAACGGAAGCAATGCTGTTGCATTATCCAGTTGAAGTCCGTTCACTTGAGTCAAGCTAGTGTAATTTTCTTGATTAGCAAGCCAGTTAACGGTATTGACCAGCAATTTGCCGTCATCAACTTCTTTGAAGCCGTCATACGTTGTTTTGCGAGCGCCAGTCTCTTCGCGAAGATACTTCGGTGAAGCATCTTCAACCGGAGAGGAATCGCCGATAAATGCTGCTTTACCTGCACCCAGCTTGGAAACGGCTACGTAAGGACCTTCCTCAACTCCACCGCCATTGTATACGCCCTGGTCAACAGCGTTCGGCCAAGCGTCATTCGTTTTCGGCAGGTATACAATACCTTTAGCCTTTGTTGGATCGGTGATCGCAAGAGTGGACCCTGCGTGCATGGCTACCGCAGATACACCTTCTGTAATGCCAAATGCCTGTCCAGCAGGCACAATGTTAGTAGCATTAATATCGCCTAATGCGTTGTAACGGAAGCGTACTCCGAAATTATCGGACAGCCAGTCCGTGCTGGTTACATTTTGCATAGCCTCAGAGTTACGCTCCTCTGTGCTCATGCCTTTGGCTGGATCTTCGAATGCGCCACGACGATAGCCGTTAATCGCTTCAGAACCGTCCCAGCGGTTTTTGTTACGGTCAGCATTGTAGTGATCTCCAATGAAGAAGATGCTGCCGCCTTTTTCTACATACTCTTTCAAGGCTGCCTGTTCTGTCGTTTTGAAGGGAACATTGGGTTCAGCAATGACAAACACGTTATATTCTTTCAGATCGTCATAGGTAAAAGGAGTCGTCTTGCGCAGTTCCTTTACATAATATCCATCATTCGCGAGTGCATTGCCGAAGTCTGAGAAGCCTCCGTCAATGACCCAGTCAGCTGCTCCAGCTGTCTGTGCATGAGTATTGTCGAACAATACTTTCTTGCCTGCATTACCGTTAACAACCTTTGCCTGAATGAACGGTGCAGGGTCTGTCGCCCATTCGGCCTGAACCGATGCATCTCCATTCCACAATCCAATCTGAAGCGGCAATGCCATGGACAATGCCAGGAGTGATTTTACCCATACTCCTCGCATACGTGTCAATTTACCCAACCAAATCCCTCCCAAATATTAGTTGAAACATGAGTTCGTCCATATTCTAACACACCAAAATCTCACATAGTCATAACAATTTGTAAAAACGAACTCGACTTTTGTAAAAATGAGTCCTTTGTCATGCTCCATCTAACAAATTTTGATACTTTCTAACATCAGATGTTGATTTCACGTCATTTCTGCTCATGAAAAAAAGCCATCTCTTATGAGATGACTTTGGCCCGAATCCGATTGACAGCATGGAATACCGAGGATTTGATCATGCCTTCACTACGGTTAACGAGCTGGGCGGTTTCTTTGATGCTGTACCCGTGAATCACGCGTAATTCAAGAATTTTGCGATGCTCTGTATTGTTAATGATCGAAACAAGGTCGTTAACACCTTCAGAGATCTCCAATTCGGATGTATCACAGTGATACGTCTGCATCTCCAACTTACTGTCCCGCTTCAGTGTACGGGTCCGCTTGCGGAATGTATCCATGGCGAGGTTACGGGCAATTCTTTTGAGGTAGTAGAGAAGTCGTTCTTCCGGAATGTCTGCCGATACATTCATCATTCGAATGAAACACTCCTGCGTGAGATCCTCTGCATCCTGTTGATTTTTGACGATCTGAGATAGATACCGTGTCACTTCTGATTTATAGTTTACATAAGCATCATGAATGGTTGTTTTGTTCACGTGATGTTTTCCCCTTTGGATACCGATCTGGCTTTGTCCGGTCTGGTTTGTTCTCTGTGTTCCAAGTATATCGGGATGATGTTTCCAAAGACGCCAGACTTGTATCCGAGTTGTAACATTTCCGGTGAACCTCTGTTCAATCCAAGAGCAGAGATACAGAATATAAGGCAGATGAAATTCATAGAGCAGGGAGATTAAGATTCATCATGAGACCGAAACAGATTTTGATTATTGAAGACGAAGAGTCCATTCGCGACATCCTATCCTATTCGTTGCGTAAGGAAGGATTTGAGATGACTGAAGCAGCAACAGGCAGAGAGGGCTTGGATCTGCTCAGGGAGTCCAGACCAGACTTGATCCTGCTCGACCTGATGCTGCCGGACATGAGCGGGTTCGATGTATGCAGACAACTTTCCGTGAATTCGAAGATTCCCGTAATTATGATTACGGCGAAGTCCGATATGCTGGACAAGGTGCTCGGCATGGAGCTGGGGGCGGACGATTATATTACCAAGCCATTCGACATTCGTGAGGTAGTTGTGCGCATTCGGGCCATTTTCCGCCGGATTGATCTAATCAGCGAGACGCTGGAGAATCAGTCCTATGAAGTGGTACGGCTTGGTAGACACATTGAGATCCGCAAGGATGAGCGTGAAGTCTGGAAAGATGGGGAACGCGCCGGACTGACCAATAAGGAGTATGATCTGCTCTTATATTTGGTCAACCATCACCGCAAAGTACATACAAGGTCCGAGTTGCTGGATAAAGTGTGGGGATTTGATTTTCCCGGAGATACCCGGACGGTAGACATTCATATTCAGCGTATCCGCAAGAAGCTGGATAGCGGGGAGCAGGGGATTTCACTTATTGAGACGGTCTTTGGCGTGGGTTACAAACTGAATATTCAGGTGCATACATGAAGTGGACGATCCAGTTCAAAATGGTCGTTCTTTTCTCGGTCATCGTATTTATTGGTTTTTCGGCCTTGCTCATTATTTCGAATAAAGTGGGTGAGGAGAACATGTACAGGGAAGTGCAGGAGGACATGGTGCAATCCAAAAAAAATCTGGATATCGCGCTCAATCAATACTTCCTGATTCATAATAAACGGATTAGTGAGGACTCCCTGGGAACAGGGAATCGGGACCTCGCAGAACAGATCGGCTCCGCAGTAGGCGGCAAGGTCATAGTCTATCGGTCTGATGGCACTCCGTTTAGCAACGTGGGTGCGGAGGCGAAGCTGGCTGCTGCTCAAACTTCTGATCTACAGGCTGCCATGAAATCAAAGATCGCCTATACAACCGTGGTGGCCAAAGGCAGAGTAACAGGGAATCTGTCCTTTCCTGTGCTGTCGGAGGGGAGCATCCTTGGCATTATCCAGCTGGAAAGGGATTATACGGATCTGTTCAAACGGCATCTGCGATTTCAGAACACCATCAAGGGCTTTGCAGCCGTCATTTTTGTGTTTGTTTTCATTGGATCTGTCTTTATTTCACGCCAGATTACCAAGCCGATTCGTGTGCTGACAAAACGTTCAGCCGAAGTTGCACAAGGCAGCCTGAATGCAGACATCCACATCTCAACGAAGGATGAGATTGGAGAGCTGGCTTCCAGCTTTACCGTCATGATTGCTCGGGTAAAGGAGCAGATTGACGTGATTGAGAGAGAACGGGATGAGGTCAAGCATTTACAAGCACGCAACAAGGTTTTTTTTGACAATGTGACGCATGAATTAAAGACACCACTGACCACGATACTGGGGTATGCCCAGATTTTGCGGGATAATGGATTTACGGATCAAGCATTCTTCGATAAAGGGTTGAAATATATTATCAACGAGAGCCAACGCCTCAACGTCATGGTTGCGGATATCCTTGAAGTGACCGTATCGTCCACACCGATTCAGACCTTCCGTTTTGAGCGGGTGAATGTATCGAATATTATTCGGGAAGCCTGCGAAGACATGTCCATCAAGGCGGGCAAGTACAATATTGGCATTCGCTATGAGCTGGAAGAATTGCTATATGTCCAGGGGGACTGGAATAAGCTCAAGGAAGTTTTTTTGAATGTGCTGGATAACTCGGTCAAATACGGGAATGTGAATTCCATCATTCAGGTCCAATCGTTTCGACTGGGAGATTCGGTAGCCATACTGATTCGTGATGAAGGAGAAGGCATTCCGGAGGAAGCGCTGAAGCATGTATTTGAACCCTTTTACCGGGATAACGGGATGAACAGGACAGAGAAGGGAAGCGCTGGGCTGGGCTTGTCAATTGTGAAAAACACGGTGGAGCAGCATGGGGGAACGGTGGAAATGAAGAGTATATTGAACAAGGGAACACAGGTGAATATCAGTCTGCCTGGAGAATCGGACGTATGAAGAAACGAGGATTTTGGAGCAGATATCGCGATATGCTTATGTTATCCGGTTTGCTGATTGTATTTGTCGGAGGTATCTTTGGCATTGGTAGTCTGTTCAGCATTGGACATGGGAAGCCCAGGACCGTCATTCTGCCGGATAAACAGTTCAACAGCCGCCTCGCCCCACCGCCAAGCAGCACCATTCAGATTGAGTCGGCTACCAAGCTGCCCAATGACTTTGCCATTTATGATTTTGAGGTAGCTGATCCCAACACGGTCATATTGAATCGGCCGGATCGTTCCTATACCGGGATCAAGCTGTCACAGCTGCATATGGATGATAATCTCTTGAAGGACATCGCCACGAATACAGAGTATGGCATTACTCTGAGTCCGGATCAGAGCAAGCTGATTTATTCACAGTACCGATCGACTCAGGCGCAGAAGACAACCTATGAATATGATTTGAAAACAGGAGAACATCTCAAGCTGAAGAATGACAACTCCTATTCACGCGTCTTTGTAGGTAATGAATCCTACATCGGATATGATGACCTGGTGTTCAACATGGTGGGTCTGGATACAGGAAAGAAACACGAATTGTACAGTTATGATGAGTTAGTTGCCAAGGTTGCGCAGGTGAGTAACATTTCAAGTCCGGATGATACTCTGATTATGCTGGATTCATATGAGATTAGCCGGGATCTATCACGGGTGTATGTGCTGGTCAAACTGAAAGAAAATTACGCCGTCTATAGCTTCTCTCTGAACGACAAAAATGATATCACCGCATACACCCCTGCCCAGGATATACAGCAGTTTAAGGTACTAAAGAATGGGGACATGCTGATTCAGGGCATGATCAACACCGAACAGGGATTGTACAGATATCGAGCGGATACCAAAAAGTTTGAGCTGCTGGTCAAAGGGCCTATCTGGAGCTTCGATCTGGATGAGGAGGAGTCCCGCATTGCCTATTTTTTGACACTCGAAGGACAGAAGAATGAGGTGCACATTGCCTATCTGAATGACCGGAAGCTGGGGTCCGATACGGTTATTTACCGGAATATCGATTACTTTATCAAGTTGAAATGGAATGACAGCAATCTCTTTGTTGTCGGGAGCTCTATGGAAAAAAGCGAGTTATATCAGTTTAGCTTCCGAGCTTGGTAAAGATGTGAATATGGAATGCTCAGAAATTAGGCCCTATGGAATGAAGTCGCTATGTTAAGGACTGAACCCATAGGGTCTTTTTGTGATTTGAACATGTTGCATAAATCCAAAGAAGGCCTTTCAATCCAATGCAGCTAAAGGCTGATTTTACAAATTGGATACAAGTCCAGATTGGACCGATACATCTGATGGCTATAATTACCTCTATTACATCGATGAGAGGAAGCCGGATTCATGCTGCGAGTTGAACAGGTATCACACACGTTCCGCAATGCACAAGGGATTGTTCCCGTATTGCAGGACATTAACATATCCGTGGGTAAGGGTGAGATGGTTGCACTGCTGGGAAGCTCCGGTTCAGGCAAATCGACGTTATTGCATCTGATGGCAGGTCTGATGAAGCCGGACACAGGCAAGATCCTTATTGCAGATCAGGATATTGTGCGTATGAGTGAGAACCGACTGGCCGAATTCCGCCGGACACATATTGGCTTTATTTTTCAGGCGTATGAGCTGCTTGCGAACCTGACAATTCGGGAAAATGTGGAGCTGCCGCTCGTGTTTCAGGGCATTCGCCCATCACGGCGTAAGCAAAAGGCGATGCACCTGCTAGAACAGGTTGGCCTTGTCGGCAAGTCCGAATTATTCCCTTCCCAGCTATCAGGAGGGCAGCAGCAGCGCGTCAGCATTGCGCGTTCACTGATTACGGAGCCGTCCGTCATATTCGCGGACGAGCCTACCGGGAACCTGGATACCCGAACGGAGGAAGAGATTATTTCCATTTTGCAACAGCTGAATCGGGAGATGCATACAACATTCGTTATTGTCACGCATGAGGCTGAAGTGGCGGAGCAGATGCAGGTTGTCATTACATTGCAGGACGGATGCTTGGTGGAGAGCGGCCAGTCCAAGGCAGTAGAGCAAGGAGAGCGGTTGTGAGAGTTCTGGATGTGTTGCGAATGTCATGGGGACAGATTGTGCGCAGAAAGGTGGTTACTCTTCTGTGCATGATTGGCCTGTCCATCGGCTGTGCGGCCATGATTATCGCGTTAAGCGTGGGGCAGTCGGTACAGGTCTATGGTGAGAAAACGTTAAACGAGAATTACAAAATGGATGAGATTGCAGTATCCCCCAATGAGGGAATCGGTTCGAGCGGAAGCAATGGGCAGACGTCCACCTTCGAACGAGGAGCGCTGACGGCTCGAAAAATCGATATTATTTCCAGCCTTCCGCATGTCGTCGCCGTTGCTCCGATGCTGAAGCTGGATATGCTGGAGATGGCTACATTGGATGGCAAAAGCTCCAATGTGGAAGTTATCGGTACAGAGCTTGGATCATTGAGCCGTTTCGGCTACCGTTTTGACAAAGGCGGGGCATCGGGGATCAGCGGAGCCGCTATTGTGAATTACGGTGCAACCTTCGGACTTGTGGACGCCGAGGTGATCCGCGAACTGAACAACAAGCTCATGGAGGATTCGTTTAATGAAGAGTTTCTACAGCAATACATGGCGTTGATGTCTACCCAAACCGAGCTGTTTCAGGCACAGTTTAACCTGAAATATCAGGACATGAATGATTCATCCAAAGCCAAAGCAAGCTCGCCTTTGCGAGTGACGGGTGTACTGAAGGTGCCTGGCGGCATGAGTGAGAACAATGCCATGTATGACAAAAAGGTCTATGTTTCCCTCGAAACCGCCCGGATGCTCGCTGAACAGTTCCAGAGCAGTCAGGCACAGGCCGCGGCAGCAGGACGGTTGAACTCGGCGCTCGTGAAGGTAGAGGACAAGAAGTATGTGGCACAGGTGCAGGAGCAGATTCAGAAGCTGACGCTGATGACAGACAGCAATCTGTATCAGGAGCAGGCGATGAAGGAACAGCTTGGCATGTACCAGAAGGCCGCTATGGGCATTGGGATATTCGTCATGCTGCTGGCTTCGCTGTCTATTATTGTAGCGATGATCATGTCCACGCATCAGCGCCGCAAACAGATTGGCGTCATGAAGGTGCTGGGAGCCAATCTGTGGCAGATCAGGCAGATGTTCATTACTGAAGCTGCAGTACTTGGAGTGTTGGGCGGCATTGTTGGTGTCTTCATCGCTTACGGAGCCATTCAGGGGGTAAATGGACTACTCCAAGGACAAATCTCGATGGAAGCAAGCACACCTCTCCAAGTGGTTATTGAGACGTCGGCCCTGCCTGCTGGTATAGCGTTTGCGGTGTTGACCGGAGTACTCTCGGGAATCTATCCGGCGATTAGCGCCTCGCGTACAAATGCGTTGCAGGTAATTAAATCCGCATAAATCAAGCAGAGATACAGGGGATGCAAAGTATAGGTTATTAAACAGACAGAATCAACAGACAGATTGAATGAAGGGACATACGGCAATGAAGAATTCGGCAATAGGCAAATGGATAAAGAGAATCATCATGATCGGACTGCTCGCAGGCGCTGGATATTTTCTGTACCAGCAATATAAACCGGTACCCGAAGTGCCCATCGAGGCTCCACAGCCCATTACATTTGGAGTCACACAGGAGACGATCACGCAGGAAATTCAGGTCAAAGGCAAGTCGGCTTATGCCAAACAGACGGATGTGTACGCTCCTTTTGCCTCGAAGATAAAGCAGTGGAATGTGGAGAATGGGGAGCCCATTCACAAGGGAGCCGTAATGTTCTCGCTTGATTCGAAAGCATTGCAGACGGAAGTGCAGCAGTTGGAGACCGATATTGAGAAATCGAGGCTGGAAGCTCAATTGAATGAGATTGGTCTTACTCAGGGAGAGGGTCCCGAGCAATTGGGGGTTACTGAAGAAGAACGGAAGAAAGCCTTCGCCGAGCGGGAAACAAAACGACTGACCAACGAAATGAACAAGGAATCCATCGCCGTAAAGGAGCAGGAGGTTCAGGCCAAGAAAGCGGTCATGGGTTTATCCACCGTGTACGCGCCTGTATCCGGTGTGTTTCTGATGAACGATACGGAGACCAAGACACGTATGGTGAGCGAAGGTCAGTATGTGGGTACCATTGTGGACACAGGCAAATTACAATTTGTGGCGGCCATTAGCGAGCAGGAGCTATTCAAAATCCAAACAGGCATGCCTGTAAGTGTACATATGACGGGAAACAAGGAGGTTCCGTTAACCGGGAAGGTCATCAAAATCTCCAAG
This window of the Paenibacillus marchantiae genome carries:
- a CDS encoding response regulator transcription factor, whose product is MRPKQILIIEDEESIRDILSYSLRKEGFEMTEAATGREGLDLLRESRPDLILLDLMLPDMSGFDVCRQLSVNSKIPVIMITAKSDMLDKVLGMELGADDYITKPFDIREVVVRIRAIFRRIDLISETLENQSYEVVRLGRHIEIRKDEREVWKDGERAGLTNKEYDLLLYLVNHHRKVHTRSELLDKVWGFDFPGDTRTVDIHIQRIRKKLDSGEQGISLIETVFGVGYKLNIQVHT
- a CDS encoding RNA polymerase sigma factor is translated as MNKTTIHDAYVNYKSEVTRYLSQIVKNQQDAEDLTQECFIRMMNVSADIPEERLLYYLKRIARNLAMDTFRKRTRTLKRDSKLEMQTYHCDTSELEISEGVNDLVSIINNTEHRKILELRVIHGYSIKETAQLVNRSEGMIKSSVFHAVNRIRAKVIS
- a CDS encoding ABC transporter permease, producing the protein MRVLDVLRMSWGQIVRRKVVTLLCMIGLSIGCAAMIIALSVGQSVQVYGEKTLNENYKMDEIAVSPNEGIGSSGSNGQTSTFERGALTARKIDIISSLPHVVAVAPMLKLDMLEMATLDGKSSNVEVIGTELGSLSRFGYRFDKGGASGISGAAIVNYGATFGLVDAEVIRELNNKLMEDSFNEEFLQQYMALMSTQTELFQAQFNLKYQDMNDSSKAKASSPLRVTGVLKVPGGMSENNAMYDKKVYVSLETARMLAEQFQSSQAQAAAAGRLNSALVKVEDKKYVAQVQEQIQKLTLMTDSNLYQEQAMKEQLGMYQKAAMGIGIFVMLLASLSIIVAMIMSTHQRRKQIGVMKVLGANLWQIRQMFITEAAVLGVLGGIVGVFIAYGAIQGVNGLLQGQISMEASTPLQVVIETSALPAGIAFAVLTGVLSGIYPAISASRTNALQVIKSA
- a CDS encoding efflux RND transporter periplasmic adaptor subunit, whose translation is MKNSAIGKWIKRIIMIGLLAGAGYFLYQQYKPVPEVPIEAPQPITFGVTQETITQEIQVKGKSAYAKQTDVYAPFASKIKQWNVENGEPIHKGAVMFSLDSKALQTEVQQLETDIEKSRLEAQLNEIGLTQGEGPEQLGVTEEERKKAFAERETKRLTNEMNKESIAVKEQEVQAKKAVMGLSTVYAPVSGVFLMNDTETKTRMVSEGQYVGTIVDTGKLQFVAAISEQELFKIQTGMPVSVHMTGNKEVPLTGKVIKISKFAKKGTETDLKQPSQFDIVIDLKPNAKLIGGLSLEGKIETLRKEKATVVPTLAVMRDQDTAYVMLDQGNGQYVQQTIQTGIETDDKTEVLNGLKPGDIVVLP
- a CDS encoding sensor histidine kinase, which codes for MKWTIQFKMVVLFSVIVFIGFSALLIISNKVGEENMYREVQEDMVQSKKNLDIALNQYFLIHNKRISEDSLGTGNRDLAEQIGSAVGGKVIVYRSDGTPFSNVGAEAKLAAAQTSDLQAAMKSKIAYTTVVAKGRVTGNLSFPVLSEGSILGIIQLERDYTDLFKRHLRFQNTIKGFAAVIFVFVFIGSVFISRQITKPIRVLTKRSAEVAQGSLNADIHISTKDEIGELASSFTVMIARVKEQIDVIERERDEVKHLQARNKVFFDNVTHELKTPLTTILGYAQILRDNGFTDQAFFDKGLKYIINESQRLNVMVADILEVTVSSTPIQTFRFERVNVSNIIREACEDMSIKAGKYNIGIRYELEELLYVQGDWNKLKEVFLNVLDNSVKYGNVNSIIQVQSFRLGDSVAILIRDEGEGIPEEALKHVFEPFYRDNGMNRTEKGSAGLGLSIVKNTVEQHGGTVEMKSILNKGTQVNISLPGESDV
- a CDS encoding ABC transporter ATP-binding protein; this translates as MLRVEQVSHTFRNAQGIVPVLQDINISVGKGEMVALLGSSGSGKSTLLHLMAGLMKPDTGKILIADQDIVRMSENRLAEFRRTHIGFIFQAYELLANLTIRENVELPLVFQGIRPSRRKQKAMHLLEQVGLVGKSELFPSQLSGGQQQRVSIARSLITEPSVIFADEPTGNLDTRTEEEIISILQQLNREMHTTFVIVTHEAEVAEQMQVVITLQDGCLVESGQSKAVEQGERL
- a CDS encoding chitinase N-terminal domain-containing protein; protein product: MGKLTRMRGVWVKSLLALSMALPLQIGLWNGDASVQAEWATDPAPFIQAKVVNGNAGKKVLFDNTHAQTAGAADWVIDGGFSDFGNALANDGYYVKELRKTTPFTYDDLKEYNVFVIAEPNVPFKTTEQAALKEYVEKGGSIFFIGDHYNADRNKNRWDGSEAINGYRRGAFEDPAKGMSTEERNSEAMQNVTSTDWLSDNFGVRFRYNALGDINATNIVPAGQAFGITEGVSAVAMHAGSTLAITDPTKAKGIVYLPKTNDAWPNAVDQGVYNGGGVEEGPYVAVSKLGAGKAAFIGDSSPVEDASPKYLREETGARKTTYDGFKEVDDGKLLVNTVNWLANQENYTSLTQVNGLQLDNATALLPFEQPAASTEPQAEPWAAPAAGYKWYDRSTFKAGSYGGPASSANASYSIVKQETLPNAEDFQIRVVVENMPANTTVSGYSAGIYLTGGTQVAMIQNEGGTWPTSYGYSSNFSVTSDSKGRAIKDLNVRIKSGTTGAASLRLRLNGSNLITTAVTVGNVPAEQLPEEEGPIPATISIADARTKAAGSTVTVEGVVTTEPGAFGGQSFYLQDTTGGLYVFQSTAGFHAGDVVKVTAATALYNSEFELTDIVAIEKTGTASIPAAIDVPAVTAANQGQLVQLKEVTVQNIISATPVGSFEFDAVAADGTSTHVRVDTRTGVTQTTFPYAAGDKISVTGVAAIFKDVFQLKPRSLNDFVAVEEGGEEGPSTPAVGAPGKPALTSNNGYSNGLSEGSYTVTMNLWWGDNGTSYKLYEDGVLIDTQKLTDATPAAQSAQTTINGKANGTYTYVAELSNSKGTTRSEVLTVQVANAAPGKAVLSQDNWDGDGNYKVTMNLWWGTNASEYRLYENGQLIDTKALNAVTPNAQSAVTDVSGHANGTYTYRAELINAAGVTSTETITVQVTKSAVSLPAAS